A section of the Paenibacillus aurantius genome encodes:
- a CDS encoding chemotaxis protein CheA, with protein sequence MELNQYLSMFIDESTEHLQAINENLLGLEQNPEDTSIVHTIFRSAHTLKGMSATMGFEDLASLTHEMENVLDLVRNHKLAMNSFIFDCLFKSTDALEAMVQDIIGGGTGKADVTEIVLALKSIVSGDYGKGEASPASAAGFSPGGELDDFQLSILEQSLASGFHVYRIQVAVQENCVLKAARAYMVFNVLEQSGEVVKSIPSVEEIEQEKFDRTFTVYFVTQVDGQTLEESITGVSEIESASAAGLDSDSLKGWAQPAESSVPAAAAELQEAKAQAAAATAAPARPAAAQTNAPVASRTIRVDIERLDTLMNLFSELLIDRVRLEQLAAEIRRSDLVETVEHMSRVSSDLQNIVLKLRMVPVETVFNRFPRMIRDIAKSLDKKVDLVVTGSETELDRTVIDEIGDPLVHLLRNAVDHGIETVSERIAAGKNETGTIHLRAFHSGNHVFIEIEEDGRGINREKVLQTAIKNGVITKEQSAKMADDEVQQLIFASGFSTADKISDISGRGVGLDVVKTKIQSLGGHVGIDSKWGLGTKFSVQLPLTLSIIAAMLVRVGQEKYAIPLSSIVETAAVPADRIRSVHGNKLMDYRKAVVPVLSLEEVLDVPKHDEAGRAEVNMVIIRKGDRQAALIVDEFIGQQEIVLKSLGSYLTQVFSISGATILGDGQVALILDPNALIK encoded by the coding sequence TTGGAACTCAATCAATATCTATCCATGTTTATCGATGAATCCACCGAACATCTGCAGGCCATCAACGAGAACTTGCTCGGTCTCGAACAGAATCCTGAAGATACGTCGATCGTTCATACCATTTTTCGTTCCGCCCATACCCTGAAAGGAATGTCGGCTACGATGGGCTTTGAGGATCTGGCCTCTCTTACGCATGAGATGGAGAACGTTCTGGATCTTGTAAGGAACCACAAGCTCGCGATGAATTCGTTTATCTTCGATTGTTTGTTCAAGAGCACGGATGCTCTCGAGGCTATGGTTCAGGATATCATCGGGGGAGGCACCGGGAAAGCCGATGTCACCGAAATTGTCCTCGCCCTCAAGTCTATCGTAAGCGGCGATTACGGTAAGGGGGAAGCTTCACCAGCATCAGCTGCCGGCTTTAGCCCGGGAGGGGAGCTCGATGATTTTCAGCTTTCCATCCTCGAGCAGTCTCTCGCATCAGGGTTTCACGTCTACCGCATCCAGGTGGCCGTTCAGGAAAATTGTGTCTTGAAGGCCGCCCGTGCCTATATGGTCTTTAACGTGCTGGAACAGAGCGGAGAGGTCGTCAAATCGATTCCTTCTGTCGAAGAAATCGAACAAGAGAAATTCGACCGCACCTTCACCGTCTATTTCGTTACGCAGGTGGATGGACAAACCTTGGAGGAAAGCATCACTGGCGTATCGGAGATTGAATCGGCGTCCGCGGCCGGTCTCGATTCCGACTCGCTCAAGGGTTGGGCGCAGCCGGCGGAATCGTCTGTTCCTGCAGCCGCCGCCGAGCTTCAGGAAGCCAAGGCACAAGCCGCCGCAGCCACGGCGGCACCGGCCAGACCGGCGGCCGCTCAGACGAATGCCCCGGTGGCAAGCCGGACCATCCGCGTGGATATCGAACGCTTGGATACGCTGATGAACCTGTTCAGCGAGCTTCTGATCGACCGGGTAAGACTGGAGCAGCTGGCAGCGGAAATCCGCCGCAGCGATCTCGTGGAAACCGTGGAGCATATGTCCCGGGTCAGCAGTGACCTGCAGAACATTGTCCTTAAGCTCCGCATGGTTCCGGTCGAAACGGTTTTCAACCGCTTCCCCAGAATGATCCGAGATATTGCCAAGTCCTTGGACAAGAAGGTGGATCTGGTCGTCACCGGCTCAGAGACCGAGCTGGACCGTACGGTTATCGATGAAATCGGGGATCCGCTTGTTCACCTGCTGCGAAACGCGGTCGATCATGGAATCGAGACGGTATCGGAACGGATAGCGGCTGGAAAGAACGAAACGGGAACCATTCATCTCCGAGCTTTTCACAGCGGCAACCACGTCTTTATCGAGATCGAAGAAGACGGCCGGGGCATCAACCGCGAGAAGGTTCTTCAGACCGCGATCAAGAACGGGGTCATCACCAAGGAGCAGTCGGCCAAAATGGCGGATGACGAGGTGCAGCAGCTGATCTTTGCCTCGGGCTTCAGCACCGCCGACAAGATTTCGGATATTTCCGGAAGAGGCGTCGGTCTGGACGTGGTGAAGACGAAGATCCAGTCCTTAGGCGGACATGTCGGGATAGATTCCAAATGGGGACTCGGAACGAAGTTTTCCGTCCAGCTTCCGCTCACCCTATCCATCATTGCGGCGATGCTGGTTCGCGTTGGCCAGGAGAAATATGCCATCCCGCTGTCCTCCATCGTTGAAACGGCTGCCGTTCCGGCGGACAGAATCCGTTCGGTGCACGGCAACAAGCTGATGGATTACCGGAAGGCCGTGGTGCCGGTTCTGTCGCTTGAGGAGGTTTTGGATGTGCCCAAACATGATGAAGCGGGAAGAGCAGAGGTCAACATGGTGATTATCCGCAAAGGGGACAGACAGGCTGCCCTAATCGTGGATGAGTTTATCGGGCAGCAGGAAATTGTCCTTAAGTCCTTAGGCAGCTATTTGACTCAAGTGTTTTCCATATCGGGAGCAACCATCCTTGGCGATGGCCAGGTCGCTTTGATCCTGGATCCGAACGCATTGATCAAGTAA
- a CDS encoding chemotaxis protein CheW: MAEELKVIVFALGREEYGVEVEKVKTIERMQPMTRVPKTPAFIRGVINLRGVVVPVIDLRERFGLETSEYTDNTRIIIVAVNDLEVGLIVDSANDVIDVDSDSISEAPELVGGIRAKYLRGIARIGDDRILVLLNLSEVLNRKEIIQLEHLED; this comes from the coding sequence ATGGCAGAAGAGTTGAAGGTAATCGTATTTGCATTGGGCCGTGAAGAATACGGCGTAGAGGTAGAGAAGGTAAAGACGATCGAACGAATGCAACCCATGACGCGGGTGCCCAAGACGCCGGCCTTTATTCGCGGTGTCATCAACCTCCGGGGAGTGGTGGTGCCCGTCATCGACTTGAGGGAACGATTCGGCTTGGAAACCAGCGAATACACCGATAACACCCGAATTATTATCGTCGCGGTCAATGACCTGGAGGTCGGGCTGATTGTGGATTCCGCCAATGATGTCATCGACGTGGACTCCGATTCGATCAGCGAAGCTCCTGAATTAGTAGGAGGAATCCGGGCCAAATATTTACGCGGAATTGCCCGGATCGGAGATGACCGCATCCTGGTCCTTCTGAATCTATCGGAAGTACTCAACCGGAAAGAGATTATTCAGCTGGAGCACCTGGAGGACTAG
- a CDS encoding chemotaxis protein CheC, giving the protein MKEWKPLAEFQLDVLKEVGNIGAGHAATALSNLLDKPVDMLVPQVRLVPFEGISESVGGAEEVVVAIYLRVEGETPGNMFFILSEESAKGLLRNLAGMETEKEDGFTDMELSALNEIGNILAGSYLSSLADLTKLNMAPTVPALAMDMAGAILSYGLLQHGQMGDHALFIDTKFLNGEEEVEGRFFLIPDPDSFDVLFSALGVTS; this is encoded by the coding sequence GTGAAGGAATGGAAGCCACTCGCCGAATTTCAATTGGACGTTCTAAAGGAAGTGGGCAATATCGGCGCGGGTCATGCAGCGACCGCGTTATCCAATCTGCTCGATAAACCGGTGGACATGCTGGTTCCCCAGGTCCGCCTCGTTCCCTTCGAAGGCATTTCGGAAAGTGTCGGCGGCGCGGAGGAAGTGGTGGTGGCCATTTACTTAAGGGTAGAGGGCGAAACACCGGGGAATATGTTTTTTATCTTATCCGAAGAATCCGCCAAAGGACTTCTTCGGAACCTAGCCGGGATGGAAACCGAGAAAGAAGACGGTTTTACCGATATGGAGTTATCGGCTCTGAACGAGATCGGCAACATTCTGGCCGGTTCCTATTTAAGCTCTCTCGCCGACTTAACCAAGCTCAACATGGCCCCTACGGTTCCGGCTCTCGCCATGGATATGGCCGGTGCCATCCTAAGCTACGGGCTGCTCCAGCACGGGCAGATGGGGGACCACGCCTTGTTCATCGACACCAAGTTTCTGAACGGGGAAGAGGAAGTCGAAGGCCGATTCTTTCTCATACCGGATCCCGATTCCTTCGATGTTCTGTTCTCTGCATTGGGAGTCACATCATGA
- a CDS encoding chemotaxis protein CheD: MMKSSNLIKVGMADLQVAAQPDVLKSAGLGSCVGVTLFDPESRVGGMAHIMLPSSDIAREGQLNLAKYADTAIPELIRLMVSRGASVKRLESKMAGGSQMFAFSTGSDSMRIGPRNAESCKTMLSKYAIPLMAEDTGGNHGRTIEFDCSTGVLSVRSVQKGSKEL, from the coding sequence ATCATGAAGTCGTCCAATCTGATTAAGGTCGGAATGGCTGATCTGCAGGTGGCCGCCCAACCGGACGTTCTGAAATCAGCCGGGCTGGGTTCCTGCGTGGGAGTTACGTTGTTCGACCCCGAGAGCCGGGTGGGGGGGATGGCGCACATCATGCTTCCTTCCTCCGATATTGCGAGAGAAGGTCAGCTAAATCTGGCGAAGTATGCGGACACCGCCATTCCCGAGCTCATCCGGTTAATGGTCAGCCGGGGAGCCTCTGTAAAGAGACTGGAATCCAAAATGGCGGGCGGGTCCCAGATGTTTGCCTTCTCGACCGGAAGCGACAGCATGCGGATCGGACCGAGAAACGCGGAATCGTGCAAAACCATGCTGAGCAAATACGCAATCCCGCTTATGGCGGAAGACACGGGAGGGAACCATGGACGAACCATTGAATTTGACTGTTCGACGGGTGTCTTATCGGTGCGCAGTGTGCAAAAGGGCAGCAAGGAATTGTAA
- a CDS encoding FliA/WhiG family RNA polymerase sigma factor, with the protein MKEVKHSPLSNLPLWKQWKEEGSTEAKKSLIEQYIPLVDFVSNRLAIGLPKNISRDDLSSYGIMGLIDAIDKFDYTRGLQFETYASWRIRGAVIDGLRQGDWVPRSVREKAKKIEDAYQKLEQKYLRSVTDAEISEYLQVSEGDFQQMVNDIAITSVCSIDDPIKEEEAETRLSLLVDETAKNPDYKVNEVYLKDTLAKAIDKLTEKERTVVSLFYFEELSLSEIAEVMSLSPSRISQLHSKAILRLRGSLGRFKGQLFQN; encoded by the coding sequence ATGAAGGAAGTCAAGCATTCCCCCTTATCCAATTTGCCTCTCTGGAAGCAGTGGAAAGAAGAGGGCTCGACCGAGGCCAAAAAAAGTCTCATCGAGCAGTACATTCCGCTTGTCGACTTTGTTTCCAACCGGTTGGCCATCGGCTTACCCAAAAACATATCGCGGGACGACCTGTCCAGCTATGGTATAATGGGCCTGATTGACGCGATTGACAAATTCGACTATACCCGGGGGCTTCAATTCGAAACGTACGCTTCCTGGCGGATCCGCGGCGCGGTGATTGACGGGCTGCGCCAGGGAGACTGGGTCCCTCGTTCCGTCAGGGAAAAAGCGAAGAAGATTGAGGATGCCTACCAGAAGCTGGAGCAGAAGTATTTGCGGTCGGTGACGGATGCGGAAATAAGCGAATACCTTCAGGTTTCGGAAGGGGACTTTCAGCAAATGGTTAACGATATCGCGATCACGTCCGTCTGCTCGATTGACGATCCTATTAAAGAAGAAGAGGCGGAGACCCGCTTGTCCCTTCTGGTCGACGAGACGGCCAAAAATCCCGATTACAAAGTTAACGAGGTATACCTGAAGGATACCCTCGCCAAAGCCATAGACAAGCTTACGGAAAAAGAAAGAACCGTGGTTTCCCTGTTTTATTTCGAGGAGCTCTCGCTAAGCGAGATTGCAGAGGTCATGAGCTTGTCTCCGTCCCGCATCTCCCAGCTGCACTCGAAGGCTATTCTGAGACTCAGGGGCTCCTTGGGCCGTTTTAAAGGCCAACTATTCCAAAATTAG
- a CDS encoding DUF342 domain-containing protein: protein MSGTELPLENYIQITLTDDRLQAYLHLTSWDDAFLCSRVQLEELLEKKGVVYGLQQDTLAAIAAAPQAFVNQKMVVACGVPPKNGKNGRIDYKYDLDNDHHKPMELEDGTVDYKELTKIYNIQKGELLAQRFLPEEGTAGITVTGDSISPKKGREVRFKVGKNVVTDAEQMRLYAAIDGVLTRTDRDKINVFPIYEVNGDLDYNIGNIDFIGSVVIRGNVLSGFRVKASGDIRITGSVEAAELTAGGSIEIGAGFLGQNKGVITAGKNVRSSFIQDGRVEAVEDIVVNQSIMHSTVRAGRHVICTGAKGLIVGGLIQAGEKVEARTVGNSMSTSTVIEVGVLPELRNELIELRSQARTVSENLKKAEQALVLLDQLAASGQLTPDKLALRIRLTNTRRQNTGELTEIRERIYELESSLEDADKAGIEIGSTIYSGTKLVIGRSTRFIKDTVMRVHFRLEEGDIVMGSRTG from the coding sequence ATGAGCGGAACAGAACTTCCGTTAGAGAATTATATTCAGATCACGCTAACCGACGATCGGTTGCAGGCTTATCTTCATCTAACCTCTTGGGATGACGCGTTCCTGTGCAGCCGGGTTCAGCTTGAAGAGCTGCTAGAGAAAAAAGGAGTAGTTTACGGTCTTCAGCAGGACACCCTGGCGGCTATCGCCGCCGCTCCTCAAGCCTTCGTGAACCAAAAGATGGTAGTGGCATGCGGGGTTCCTCCCAAGAACGGGAAAAACGGCCGCATCGACTACAAGTACGATTTGGACAACGACCACCACAAACCGATGGAGCTGGAAGACGGAACGGTGGATTATAAGGAACTAACCAAAATTTATAATATCCAAAAGGGAGAACTGCTGGCCCAAAGGTTTCTGCCGGAGGAAGGAACGGCGGGCATTACCGTCACCGGCGATTCCATCTCCCCCAAGAAAGGACGGGAGGTCCGGTTCAAGGTTGGGAAGAATGTCGTCACGGATGCGGAGCAGATGCGTTTGTATGCGGCTATTGATGGAGTCCTTACCCGTACCGACCGGGATAAAATCAATGTTTTTCCGATTTATGAAGTAAACGGTGATCTGGATTATAACATCGGAAACATTGATTTTATCGGATCGGTCGTTATCCGGGGAAATGTGCTGAGCGGGTTTCGGGTTAAGGCCTCCGGCGATATCCGCATCACCGGCAGTGTGGAGGCCGCTGAGCTGACGGCCGGCGGGTCCATTGAGATCGGTGCCGGCTTTCTCGGGCAGAACAAAGGGGTCATCACGGCAGGCAAAAACGTGAGAAGCTCTTTTATCCAGGACGGCCGGGTGGAAGCCGTGGAAGACATTGTCGTAAACCAAAGCATCATGCACTCCACCGTACGCGCAGGACGCCATGTTATCTGTACGGGAGCCAAGGGCTTGATCGTAGGCGGTCTTATCCAGGCGGGAGAGAAAGTCGAGGCCCGAACGGTAGGCAACTCGATGTCGACGTCAACCGTGATAGAGGTAGGCGTCCTGCCGGAGCTCCGAAACGAACTGATCGAATTGCGCTCGCAGGCGAGGACGGTTTCGGAGAATTTGAAGAAGGCGGAGCAGGCGCTCGTTCTTCTGGATCAGCTGGCGGCATCAGGTCAGCTCACGCCCGACAAGCTGGCACTTAGAATCAGGCTCACCAATACAAGAAGGCAGAATACCGGGGAGCTGACCGAAATACGCGAACGCATCTACGAGCTGGAATCGTCCCTCGAGGATGCGGACAAAGCCGGGATAGAAATCGGCTCCACCATCTACAGCGGCACGAAGCTTGTGATCGGACGTTCCACCCGGTTTATTAAAGACACGGTCATGAGGGTTCATTTCCGGCTGGAAGAGGGAGACATCGTGATGGGATCCCGGACGGGTTAG
- a CDS encoding DUF6115 domain-containing protein translates to MKDLTYAWIYIVLLGLLLLVVSRFAPKPSESSASLLKDMEDTMGSFAAELEEENRELLETIAVMKKEQEKQMARLETRIDQLEKHSHALSQELKSVRLKAQSSPPPAAVMVKAEERVREELLPSPQPEPPAADLKSRYGELFGLYAEGKSVEQIAKKLGMNKGEVQLILQLSKQEEANRA, encoded by the coding sequence ATGAAGGATTTGACTTACGCTTGGATCTATATTGTGCTTTTGGGCCTGCTTCTCTTGGTTGTTTCCCGGTTCGCTCCGAAGCCGTCCGAGTCCTCCGCTTCCCTTCTGAAAGACATGGAAGATACGATGGGAAGCTTCGCAGCGGAACTCGAGGAAGAGAACCGGGAGCTTCTGGAGACGATTGCGGTCATGAAAAAGGAGCAGGAGAAGCAGATGGCCCGTCTGGAGACGCGCATCGATCAGCTGGAGAAGCACTCCCATGCTCTCTCCCAAGAGCTGAAGAGCGTACGGCTGAAAGCCCAAAGCTCACCTCCGCCTGCAGCAGTGATGGTTAAGGCCGAAGAGAGAGTCCGGGAGGAGCTCCTTCCTTCCCCTCAACCCGAGCCGCCTGCAGCCGATCTGAAGAGCCGCTACGGTGAGCTTTTCGGGCTTTATGCCGAAGGCAAATCGGTGGAGCAGATCGCAAAGAAGCTCGGGATGAACAAGGGAGAGGTACAGCTGATTCTCCAGCTTTCCAAGCAGGAGGAAGCTAATCGTGCTTAA
- the rpsB gene encoding 30S ribosomal protein S2 — MAVISMKQLLEAGVHFGHQTRRWNPKMDRYIFTERNGIYIIDLQKTVKKVEEAYNFVKSVAAEGGTFLFVGTKKQAQDSVAEEAERCGMFYINQRWLGGTLTNFQTIQKRIDRLHQLEKWEEDGTFELLPKKEVIILRKEKERLEKFLGGIKNMKGLPSALFIIDPRKERIAVAEARKLGIPIVGIVDTNCDPDEIDYVIPGNDDAIRAVKLLTAKIADAVIEAHQGEQTTA; from the coding sequence ATGGCAGTAATCTCCATGAAGCAGCTGCTGGAGGCTGGTGTACACTTTGGTCACCAAACCCGCCGCTGGAACCCTAAAATGGATCGTTACATCTTCACCGAAAGAAACGGAATTTACATTATCGACTTACAGAAAACAGTCAAGAAGGTAGAAGAGGCTTACAACTTCGTTAAGTCTGTCGCTGCCGAAGGCGGTACTTTCCTGTTTGTCGGAACCAAGAAGCAGGCTCAGGACTCGGTTGCCGAGGAAGCTGAACGCTGCGGAATGTTCTACATCAACCAACGCTGGTTGGGTGGAACGCTGACCAACTTCCAAACCATCCAGAAGCGGATCGACCGTCTGCATCAGCTGGAAAAGTGGGAAGAGGACGGCACCTTCGAACTTCTGCCTAAGAAAGAGGTTATCATTCTCCGCAAAGAGAAAGAGCGTCTCGAGAAATTCCTGGGCGGAATCAAGAACATGAAAGGCCTGCCAAGCGCGCTTTTCATTATCGACCCTCGCAAAGAACGCATCGCGGTTGCCGAAGCCCGCAAGCTGGGTATCCCAATCGTCGGTATTGTTGATACGAACTGCGATCCGGACGAAATCGACTACGTGATTCCTGGTAATGACGACGCGATCCGTGCCGTTAAGCTGCTTACCGCCAAAATCGCGGACGCTGTTATCGAAGCTCACCAAGGCGAGCAAACGACAGCTTAA
- the tsf gene encoding translation elongation factor Ts: MAVTAAMVKELREKTGAGMLDCKKALEEANGDVTKASEILREKGLAAAANKAGRIATEGAVGSYIHAGGRIGVLVEVNCETDFVAKTDQFQQLVKDIAMQISASSPRYVRREEVPTEDIEKEREILKAQALNEGKPEKIVEKMVEGRLSKFYEEFCLMEQAFIKDPDKTISQLLNEKISTIGENISIRRFVRFELGEGLEKKVDNFVEEVMAQAKMQ; the protein is encoded by the coding sequence ATGGCAGTTACAGCGGCAATGGTTAAAGAATTGCGTGAGAAAACAGGAGCAGGAATGCTCGATTGCAAAAAAGCTCTGGAAGAAGCAAACGGGGATGTTACGAAAGCATCCGAAATCCTTCGCGAGAAAGGTTTGGCGGCAGCAGCCAACAAAGCCGGCCGTATCGCAACGGAAGGTGCAGTAGGCTCCTACATCCATGCCGGCGGCCGGATCGGCGTTCTGGTTGAAGTCAACTGCGAAACCGACTTTGTTGCCAAAACCGACCAGTTCCAGCAGCTCGTTAAAGATATCGCTATGCAAATCTCCGCTTCCAGCCCTCGCTATGTTCGCCGGGAAGAAGTACCGACAGAAGATATCGAGAAAGAGCGCGAGATTCTGAAAGCCCAGGCTCTGAACGAAGGCAAGCCGGAGAAAATCGTCGAGAAAATGGTGGAAGGCCGCCTCAGCAAATTCTACGAGGAATTCTGTTTGATGGAGCAAGCTTTCATTAAAGATCCCGACAAAACGATCTCACAGCTTCTGAACGAGAAGATCAGCACGATCGGGGAGAACATCTCCATCCGCCGCTTCGTTCGCTTCGAGCTCGGAGAAGGCCTGGAAAAGAAAGTTGACAACTTCGTTGAAGAAGTAATGGCGCAAGCTAAAATGCAATAA
- the pyrH gene encoding UMP kinase, which translates to MEQPRFKRIILKLSGEALAGQQGYGIDSQTISSVAEQVKSVHELGVEVAVVCGGGNIWRGIAGSAKGIDRATADYMGMLATVMNSLALQDALENVGVPTRVQSSIAMQQVAEPYIRRRAIRHLEKGRVVIFAAGTGNPYFSTDTTAALRAAEIEAEVILMAKNKVDGVYSADPFKDPTAVKFETLTYMEVLNKNLGVMDATASSLCMDNNIPLIVFSITEEGNIRRVALGEKIGTIVKGSVN; encoded by the coding sequence TTGGAGCAGCCAAGGTTTAAACGGATCATACTTAAGCTCAGCGGGGAAGCGCTGGCTGGCCAGCAGGGGTATGGCATTGACTCTCAGACCATTTCGTCGGTAGCCGAGCAAGTGAAAAGCGTGCATGAGCTGGGCGTGGAAGTGGCCGTGGTATGCGGCGGGGGCAACATCTGGCGCGGAATCGCCGGAAGCGCCAAAGGAATCGACCGGGCGACCGCCGACTACATGGGCATGCTCGCGACGGTTATGAACTCCCTGGCTCTGCAGGATGCTCTCGAGAATGTCGGAGTCCCGACCCGCGTGCAATCCTCCATCGCCATGCAGCAGGTAGCGGAGCCATACATCCGCCGCCGCGCGATTCGCCATCTGGAGAAGGGCCGCGTCGTTATATTCGCGGCAGGAACCGGAAATCCTTATTTCTCGACCGATACGACGGCGGCCCTTCGGGCGGCGGAGATCGAGGCCGAGGTTATTCTTATGGCGAAGAACAAAGTGGACGGAGTGTATTCCGCCGATCCGTTCAAGGATCCAACGGCCGTTAAGTTCGAAACGTTGACTTACATGGAAGTGCTGAACAAGAACCTGGGCGTGATGGACGCCACCGCTTCGTCGCTATGCATGGACAACAATATTCCTTTGATTGTCTTCTCGATTACGGAGGAAGGCAACATCCGCCGCGTGGCCTTGGGTGAGAAAATCGGAACCATTGTAAAAGGGAGTGTCAACTAA
- the frr gene encoding ribosome recycling factor: MPDAIKLDAEERMEKAMGALKRDLASLRAGRATPALLDRVQVEYYGAMTPVNQLANVNTPDPRTLLIQPWDKSSLAAIEKAILKSDLGLNPSNDGSMIRIVIPALTEERRSDLVKMTRKSGEEAKVAVRNIRRDANDEIKKLEKTGISEDESRRHQDDIQKMTDKYIAEVDKILTAKEKEIMEV, translated from the coding sequence ATGCCAGACGCAATTAAGCTAGACGCCGAAGAACGGATGGAGAAAGCGATGGGGGCCCTCAAGAGAGACCTCGCCTCCCTGCGCGCGGGACGCGCAACTCCTGCCCTGCTTGACCGGGTTCAAGTCGAATATTACGGGGCCATGACTCCCGTGAACCAGCTGGCTAATGTCAATACGCCGGATCCCCGCACGCTGCTCATTCAGCCGTGGGACAAATCCTCTCTAGCGGCCATTGAGAAGGCCATTCTTAAGTCCGACTTGGGGCTGAATCCGTCCAACGACGGAAGCATGATCCGCATTGTCATTCCGGCTCTGACGGAAGAGCGCCGGTCGGACCTGGTTAAGATGACCCGCAAGTCCGGAGAAGAAGCCAAGGTAGCGGTGCGTAACATTCGCCGCGACGCCAATGATGAAATCAAGAAGCTGGAGAAAACGGGCATTTCGGAAGACGAATCCCGCCGGCACCAGGATGATATCCAGAAAATGACCGACAAGTACATAGCCGAGGTCGATAAAATTCTGACGGCCAAAGAGAAGGAAATCATGGAAGTTTAA
- a CDS encoding isoprenyl transferase, which translates to MVQLFKGFSSKRKPETLQEIERDKVPKHIAVIMDGNGRWARRRGLPRIAGHHAGMKTVKKITMAADELGVEILTLYAFSTENWKRPKDEVDYLMKLPQEFLSLELKELVEKNVRVRMTGWKEGLPDHTLSAVEEAERATSGNTGLILNFALNYGSRKEMIEGMQLMYKDIAAGRLDPDSITENVYDSYLKTSGLPDPDLMIRTSGELRISNFMLWQLAYTELWFTSLYWPEFSKEDFHQAIREYQQRIRRYGGL; encoded by the coding sequence ATGGTTCAACTTTTCAAGGGCTTCAGTTCCAAAAGGAAACCCGAAACGTTACAGGAAATCGAACGGGATAAGGTGCCCAAGCACATTGCGGTCATCATGGACGGCAATGGACGCTGGGCAAGAAGAAGAGGACTGCCGCGCATTGCGGGCCATCATGCCGGCATGAAGACCGTAAAGAAGATTACCATGGCGGCCGATGAGCTTGGGGTGGAGATTCTAACCCTGTATGCCTTCTCTACGGAAAACTGGAAACGTCCCAAGGACGAAGTCGATTACCTGATGAAGCTGCCCCAGGAATTCCTTTCCCTCGAGCTCAAGGAACTGGTGGAGAAGAACGTCCGCGTCCGCATGACCGGGTGGAAAGAAGGCCTGCCGGATCATACCCTCTCAGCAGTTGAGGAAGCGGAGCGCGCAACAAGCGGCAACACGGGACTTATTCTTAATTTTGCCCTGAATTACGGCAGCCGCAAAGAGATGATCGAAGGCATGCAGCTCATGTACAAAGACATTGCAGCAGGAAGGCTGGATCCGGATTCGATCACGGAGAATGTCTATGATTCCTATTTGAAGACATCGGGGCTGCCCGACCCGGATCTCATGATCCGCACCAGCGGCGAGCTGAGAATAAGCAACTTCATGCTTTGGCAGCTGGCCTACACGGAGCTTTGGTTTACCTCTCTGTATTGGCCTGAGTTTTCTAAGGAAGATTTTCATCAGGCAATCCGGGAATACCAGCAGCGAATTCGCCGATACGGCGGTTTGTAG
- a CDS encoding phosphatidate cytidylyltransferase, with product MQKRLVTGIVAGAAFIGLLLLGGYWYGGLIALLALIGYNEYLRMNHLKHSVTVMLAGLAGLVCLIGPSLGLEWGSWLTLERLIWVLMFLLLSVTVISKNKVTLDQAALVLIGVVYIGLGFAYMIVTRMMEPHGLFWTLLIFLCIWSTDSGAYFTGRAIGKHPLWPAISPNKTVEGALGGVVISIIVAVCFHFGRPDLVSLGQAVVLGAVIAVVGQLGDLIQSAYKRVKGIKDTGTLLPGHGGVLDRVDSWLIVFPFLHLFSLLPH from the coding sequence TTGCAGAAGCGTTTGGTAACGGGCATCGTCGCGGGGGCCGCCTTTATCGGCCTGCTGCTGTTGGGCGGGTACTGGTACGGGGGGCTTATCGCACTGCTCGCGTTAATAGGATACAACGAGTATTTGCGGATGAATCATCTGAAGCACAGTGTCACGGTCATGCTGGCCGGCTTGGCCGGGCTTGTCTGCTTAATCGGTCCGAGCCTCGGCCTGGAATGGGGAAGCTGGCTGACCTTGGAACGATTGATTTGGGTCCTTATGTTCCTTCTTCTTTCTGTCACGGTGATAAGCAAGAATAAGGTAACGCTGGATCAAGCCGCTCTCGTGTTGATCGGAGTGGTATACATAGGGCTGGGGTTCGCTTATATGATCGTCACCCGGATGATGGAGCCGCACGGATTGTTCTGGACTCTATTGATTTTTCTGTGCATTTGGTCAACCGACAGCGGCGCGTACTTCACGGGACGGGCGATCGGCAAGCATCCGCTATGGCCGGCCATTAGCCCCAACAAAACGGTGGAGGGGGCATTAGGCGGTGTGGTGATCTCCATTATCGTCGCCGTCTGCTTTCACTTCGGACGCCCCGACCTGGTTTCCTTGGGACAGGCCGTCGTATTGGGCGCCGTCATTGCCGTCGTGGGACAACTGGGAGACCTGATTCAATCCGCTTACAAACGGGTCAAAGGAATCAAAGACACGGGAACGCTGCTTCCCGGTCATGGAGGAGTACTCGATCGGGTGGACAGCTGGCTGATCGTGTTCCCGTTTCTTCACCTGTTCTCCCTGCTACCCCACTAA